tcgaaaatatatattaaagttTTTGGCGTTTGgctttgaaaagaaaataatttgagtgaataataataatgataataataataataataataataataataataataataaagttgaaTGAATAGGTAAGTAAATCaatgaagtgaaatatatcaaagaaaaacattgaaaagttgGAAATGATGTAACCgagaatgaaaaatggagaagagtcTAACCTACAATACAATTCTCACACTGATAGATATTCCCtttagagaaagagattacGTATAAAATTTCACGAGGGAATGGAGGATGCGAGAATCACGTGGAAGTGTTTTAGGCTTTCAAATGATCCAATAGCACTGATGCGGAGGATGGATGAAATGTCGCAAGAAATTCAAACAGCCTCTAAGTAAACAGTGAAAGATTCAAGTCAAGTAAAATGAATCACTTCTtcacttttgtttatattttgaacCTCCAAGTGTCTGCAGCCCAACAGTTACGACTCCTCCAAGATTCAgacggctgctgctgctattcgtATATCAGAATGCCATTGACTTTATCCGAGTTTACGTATTCTCGCTTTGCTATGGTTTACTATTGCGCCCGATggaagtagtgatagtaatagttctcatctttttcctattaaagaagttttttttttttcatactgcatgacacttcttattttcctacttgcccgggatggagggagtggtgggtggggaggagccttcgtctGTGCTATCCTTCTTCTCCCAGTGTGTTAGTGTTACCATAAAAAACCCATAACGATAAACAAGTTCGCTTCTGTTTGGTCgacttttgtgttgtttgtttgtttctcctcctcctcctcctcctcctcctcctcctcctcctcctcctcctcctcctcctcctcctcctcctttccttcttccatttcataACTCGTGGATAACATGTAACGCCCTGTATCAAAGGAACATATGGAATTCTTGTCCCCACTTCCAGATTTCACAGTAAAGTAATAATATtctaatttcctctcttcctgtgcGTCTCTTTGTGTGGTTCGTGAATACCTTGTGTAATATTGCTTTGCTTGAAATAACCTGCACTGACGCACACTCACTACCAGTCATCTTGCCTCGAGACTTTCATacacttttcttattcatcctaACTCCTATctctatcctcctctccctctgcttCCATTCGTCATCCCCACTGTCTCCTATGCAGGTGCCGCCCATGTCTCCAGGCCTGGGTAGCTGGGGCGGGGAGTACTGGCCTCACCATCCGCATCCCCacgcccacccacacccacacgacCGCTTCGCTGACCAGCTGGTGGATTCCATGGACGAGGGACTCAAGTTAGGTCCCAATGAGTCGTGGATGGGACATGGTCGGATCCCAAACCCTCAGGACTGCCTCAAGCTGTCGCAACTCTCCCCTCACGGCCCCACCGCCCACCTCAATGGCTAcgtccacaaccaccacaaccaccacccacAGGTATACAGTTCGTCTGGCAgcccttcctcacctctccctcctagactgtttctcctgtgtcgtcttattcccgttttcttccatctctcctactGCGAATCTGTTTTAAGTATTGtgcatccctttctttttcccccaatccccttcactcctttctcttctgtgcCTTGGATTTCCGTGTCACTGTTTCTCCTGTGACCTTTTAACCTTGTCCCTTCCTTCCAGTCACCTTCCATATTGCTGTATATTTCCCCTACAGTGCCTTGAAATTGAACGCTAACCTCTCTGTCTTCGTCCTTATTTTCCATCTGTCTCCGTTGCTCTTCTATCATCCTAACCTCGTTCTTCTGTCTACCTTTTCACAAGacattcctcatcttcctcatactttccctcttcctccacctgcttGTCTTCCTGTCACTTTTCTTAGCTCGTAGCCAGTACAGGTGTGACGATGCAGGTGTGTTGTCGCGTCCAGGTAAGCAAGCACGTTGAGAACAgtttgtggtgagtggtgtccATAtcgctctcttttcttcttccttcagggATTCAATACGTTCGAAGAATTTCATCGGTTCGGGCCCCACACCCCGCACGGCCCGACTTTTCCACACGCGCCCGCAccacacccacccctccctcaccaGGACAAGCTACCCACGCCTGCCCGCCCCCATCCGCATAATAACTACTCCCTGACCAACCTGCAGGTATGTACCACAGGTGTAGGTTGTGGCTGGCCCCTAGTGTATGAAtgactggtgagagagagagagagagagagagagagagagagagagagagagagagagagagagagagagagagagagagagagagagtgtgtgtgtgtgtgtgtgtgtgtgtgtgtgtgtgtgtgtgtgtgtgtgtgactgcgtgcgtgtgtattttGCTATCTTATCTTTTAGTGTTGATATCGTTCCCATACCCTCACATGTCCAGtatctcacactcacactttcctcctcctcctcctcctcctcctcctcctcctcctcctcctcctcctcctcctcctcctctgtccaaCCCTACGCACCCTCCCGCCCACGTAAGGTCACTCACCCTGCCCAGTTCTTCCCCCATAACCAGACACAGCTGTGCAGGTTTCTAATTCAACTTAGTCTTGACTTTTTTTacatccttcatcctcttcaaaCTAATCCCGCTTCCCTTGAACCGGTAGTGCATAGTGAACGGTTCCTTAGACTAAATGGTTCTCTTCTGCTAGTGTTTGTTTCGACGTGAAAAGAAGATTGAGAGACAGACGTCCATAAATCAATAGAGTAGTGTAGTGTCTGTCAACAAAGGTTGTGGCTAATATTAGTACTGAGTACTACTGTTTGAATGTTCCCACAACGATGTCGCGTGGTACTATAAAAGGATGACTAAGACCGACAGGAAGAGACTACATCTGAAAAAGAAGATAGTGTTCAGAAGTGAATTAACCCCAGCTAGTAGCTACAGAGGCCCACGAAGGGAATAAGAACTGGAGGAGGCTTGGCAGAACCTCGGTTACCAGCCTTTGCATCTTAAAACTTGTGGACGAGGTACCTCGGAAGTACTCTGCTCTGATAATGTAAACAACGATGAGTCTGAAATTACACAAAGTAAAGATTtggcctttcttttgtttcatataCTGTATACTGAACATCAGTACGAATGTATTTAGAAGTTTTTACTTAGCAGTTCGTAACTTCATTACCTCAATATTTTGgtctaagaaaagaataatttcCAGGAAAGATTTCACTGTCACAGGAAGGCGTGTAAGGAGGAAATCTCTCTAAGGAAATGTTCACTGTGTAGTACCGGCATTACTATAAACTTAATTAGAAATTGCCTTTAAATATGTATTCTGAtccccctccccttcatccTTGTGAAGCATGTGGTCACTCCTTGTAAAGGGAAGGTTGAGTTCATGTGTTGCTGGCGCGGTGGTTGTTATTACCGAGGCGTGTGTGGTAATACATTGCCCTCACTGAGACTGTGAAGAGGTCGTCCTAAAACCTCCGCCACCCCGCATGACCTAACCCACACCTGCCTGGCCCCCACACCACTCAACTCTCCGCGGCCGCCACCTGATTCACTCATGGCCCAAAAGGTGTCCCGCACCCACCCACCGTCAGTTCaagcttcacttttttttctatgctcACGTTTCCTTCTTGCCACAGTACCACACCGCCGCTCTCTCCCTCAGTAGTGGTCATTCCCAACACACCCTTCACTGCAGTATGGAGTGGACACTTTCCCACGGGATTCCCAGTACAGGAATGCTGAGGGAAGCAGTAGTACTATATACCTGTAGAGACTAACAGCCAGCCAGGGGCACGACCTTACCTTTCAACTAACACTTGCGAGGCGGGTGCCATCTTGCCCCCTTGCACTCGTTCGTAGTTAGACCACACCATAGCACGAGCCACCCCAGGCCACCTCCTGCAGGGAACCTTCAGGTCTGTGACAGGGCCAGCCCGCCGCGGTGGTGGGAGGCTGGTCCAGGGTAGTGTTGCGTGTCGCGTGGACTTCTTTTCGCTTTCACAGCTATAAGCCTTTTTTTGTCAAGTGTCTCATGAGCCTGACATTTTCTTCTTAGTACCACTGATGTAAAGTAGAACTGTTTTTTGTTTGAATTAATATGACAGGTATTCATTTTTCATGATTTGTCTGAACTTTCGTCGGCGGGCGAAGACTAAGagtaaggagtgagggaggcagcgTCACTCGGCTGAAAGGTAGTACCGGTGGTGACacggtgttgtggtgatgtgtttCAGGCCATGTCGCCGGCGCACAGTGTCCACAGCCTGTCGCCGACGCAGCCACTAGGGGAGGGCCACTACCCAGGGCCCGGAGGTGAAGCACATCAACCCAACAACTTCCCAACCCCTCCCACCTCACAACCCCAACACACCGCCCCTACCGCCCACTCTGCCTCCACCAATGAGTCTAACATGCTGAGGGCAGCATTAACTCATCGTgaacagcagcatcagcagcaacaacaacagcagcagcagcaacagcagcagcaacaacaacagcagcagcaacaacaacagcagcagcagcaacagcaacagcagcagcagcaacagcatcaacagcagcagcagcaacagcaagcgCAGAGTCACAGCGGCAGCCCTGTGAGCAGCGAGGCAGGGGGCGCGGCGGGGTCGGGACCTACGGCTGCTTCTGGAAGCGGCACCGGGGGGCAGGTGCACATGCAGGACTTTGTGGACTTCGATACCCCAATCCAGGGTGGCCTGGACTGTAATGTAGAGGAGGTAGGGGACTCTCCTTCTGAAGGGGGTGATACCAGCTGCCTGGGTCGAGCCGGTCGCAAGACTCCCGCCTCACCTCAGGAACTGTTCACTGTCCCACAGTGTTTTTGTAGTTGCTACAGTAGTAGGTCGCTCGTATAGTGTAGTGCGTGTTGTTCCTGTGATGTCACATACACCTAGACCTCTTGCTAGTGCTCAAGTCCATTGAACACAAACGAATCGTACCGATTTCTTTAAAGatctttttacacacacacacacacacacacacacacacacacacacacacacacacacacacacacacacacacacacacacacacacacacacacacacacacacacacacacacacacacacacacacacacacacacacacacacacacacacacacacacacacacacacacacacacacacacacacacacacacacaagacgcaTTTGTTTCATCATGATTTTACATCtatgttttcaattttttttcttttttttttgcttgtcttaatgaccttatcacacacacacacacacacacacacacacacacacacacacacacacacacacacacacacacacacacacacacacacacacacacacacacacacacacacacacacactcacacacaggtgTAACTAaagatctttcttttcctggttAAAGAAATAATCCTGCAGTcgcccacaccccacacacacacgtcagtcaCTCCGCCACTGCACACACGTCACTCGCCGCCTCGCGTGGCCCGGTGCTGCACAATTCCTCTCGTGAAGATACTGACGGGTTGAGGTTAAGGGAACGATGAATAACCAATATGTCAAGATCTGCTTCCTATATATAGCAATGCAATTAAGCTTGAAAGAAAATTTACTACAGTTACTTTACCATGAAAGGCATCTTTGTATCAgcttacttttcccttttttgtctATGGCCTATGAGTCGCTTGCTGAGTGTTGTGTGAGAGTGGCGGAAGGTCGGGCGTGGCAGcagtgtggcggcggtggtggtgtgagggccAGGCATCATCCTTGTCGGCATTcggttcctttgtgttcattgGCACTGTCCCTCAGACACCATCAGGACGATCAAACACTTAGTCACCTTCCCTCTGCCGCGCAGGAAGGCTGCTAACGAGACGTGTGCTCTTGCAGGTCATCAAACACGAGCTTCAGGTGGAGGGAAACTTGGACTTCTCGTTTCCTCATCCGCACCATGGCCACCACTCCCACCCGCACCTCCACGCCCAGGCTGTGGCTCATTCTCACGCCCACGGCCACTCGCACGGCCACACTCACGGCCACGGTCACCCGGAAGCCGCGCAGATGGCCACTCCGCCTGGCATGCCCTACCAGTGCTCGTCCATCGCCGCCGGCAACCAATGGGTACGCTAGTGGGTGAGTACTCATACCTTTCTCCACATTGTTACTCCATGGACTTATGTCACGCTTCTGTCCTCACATTGCACCCGTTACAGGATCAACATGGCCCTATCACatgtgtttcctccttctcctccacatcctcctcaccTTTCACACCTGATATGACCTCAGTACACCTCTCCCCACCTGCCCCCATGCCACTCACCTTCCTATCCCCTCACCTGTCACACACAGCAGGTAGCAATCCAGCGGGCCATTACCACAGTCTCTCTCCGTGTCTTGCTTCATTAGGCGGGTCTGACACACAACAACCTCACGTCCCCCAATCAGCGCGGCGGTGGGAGGCGTCAGGCTCTCGCTATTGAGTCCGTAACCTGGTGTTGTGAATAGAGACACAGAAAGGTGGTGACgcttatgatggtggtggagacgaCAGGGAAGGTCGAtatgatgtgatgtgtgtgtgtgtgtgtttcgagagagagagagagagagagagagagagagagagagagagagagatgattgacgaaaaaatggaaaggaggaaaagtacgtAAGAGGCAAGACAGAATAAAAAGAcctgaaagaggagagaaagtagatacagagagagagagagagagagagagagagagacgaaaaggaaacaaatagaATGATTAGgaacacaaagagaaaggagaagataagagataaaaacaaaaaggagggTTTAGTTGAAAAATATGACATGAAGCATATTTTTCACCAAGAAGCACATGACGGGACAAGCTTGAGAgatgtccgttttctttcacgagGATCTGACTTCAAAGGGGTGTCTAATATATAcctttaattctctttctttctgtgtctcCTGCTCGTAAAGGCCAAAGAGATAGTCAAACGTGTTCTCATGGGTCTTATATTTCGTCTCTAATGTTAAATGCTTGTTAAtctctccagtaccatgacacgctttcatatttattctgcttactatatggtgattttatacagcttcggaaactttcGTAGGgaataaaaaatagtgaagacactggttattaatcttctgacctccattgatccttctgaatgtaaataagataagctaatcatacccaaaactcgtggtaaaaatgcgtcccagtactgaagaggttaatgtatcGCTGGAATaataacacctttgaaaacttgTAACTTGTGGGGTAAATTGCAGCGGTAATTAAGAGGCGAGTTATAAGAGTGGTGTTAACTCCTTCTGAACCATTACGCGTTTCTTCAGGttactgtttagtgattttttaaagcttcagaaacccatgtgtgggatttgaatagtgaagactggccattaatcttccgacctccatagaaccttcctaatgcaaagaaaattctctaaacacacccaatctcatggtaaaaatgtgttccagtactgaagaggttaagagtaaTAGTAAGCAAAtagttagtagtagttagtgCAGCTGTTGAGGGACGTAAAGGAATGTCCAGTGCGAGTAATTGTTTTTAATAAAGGTGGAAAAGGTTATTGATTTTGTGCCTTGGTTGAATGAAGATAACGTTGATCGAGAGAGttcttgactgactgattaattaaTGATGGGGGGAGGAATGAAAAGTATTCCCAagatgttactgttgttattgttattgttattgttttttgttattattgttgttgttgttcttcttcttgttcttcatcatctttttgtgtttttatcattatcatcaccattatcgtcattatcaacatcatcatcttcaccgtttacaaaaagtctctctctctctctctctctctctctctctctctctctctctctctctctctctctctctctctctctctctctctctctctcttcaattattACAATGTTTACATCCATCACGTGATTCATTGAGCATCAGAAGGAGGGCGATGtccagactgagagagagagagagagagagagagagagagagagagagagagagagagagagagagagagagagatgaagggaagggaaaggaggtgtTTGgccttagatagatagatagatagatagatagatggagagagagagagagagagagagagagagagagagagagagagagagagaaggggtaagGGTGTGTTTGTCCCCTTGGTCctccccttacacacacacacacacacacacacacacacacgcatacacacacgcacacacacacacagccgctaTTGTATCCCTGACGGTCTGTTTATCGCCGTGTGGCCAAGGTACATAAATACTGGGTGTAATATTAATCCCCACATCAACCCTGCCACCATTGATGACGCCCGGCTGCCCACAGAGACAAATTGTGTGCAAAGTTCAACGATTAATCAGACCATGAGAATTGCCGCCACTTACCCTGCACgcctcctctactctctctctctctctctctctctctctctctctctctctctctctctctctaaaaccatCCTCCCATCATGACCTACAGATattattcacttttcttctcttcttccttatttctctttcatccacctccaccttttagccctgagagagagagagagagagagagagagagagagagagagagagagagagagagagagagagagcgaggtaaacaggcctctctctctctctctctctctctctctctctctctctctctctctctctctctctctctctctctctcaacgaaggAGCTCAAAGTTTccgtacgaaaaaaaaaaattaggtttgGAGTAATTTTCACG
The window above is part of the Portunus trituberculatus isolate SZX2019 chromosome 14, ASM1759143v1, whole genome shotgun sequence genome. Proteins encoded here:
- the LOC123503737 gene encoding LOW QUALITY PROTEIN: forkhead box protein O-like (The sequence of the model RefSeq protein was modified relative to this genomic sequence to represent the inferred CDS: inserted 1 base in 1 codon) — its product is MASGFFSLVKEEPDSGHEMETTPVALPPTSASMGGHTPPGSGGRHVACPPLQAAMPLTPISSRQPPLRRMEIDPNFEPVARSRSNTWPLPCPEGYVESEEPVAVPGEGPVVDQARPTGAMGGLGDPTGGPPKKNTSRRNPWGNMSYADLIAQAIMSSPETRATLSQIYDWMVQNVPYFKDKGDSNSSAGWKNSIRHNLSLHNRFMRVQNEGTGKSSWWVLNPDAKPGKSTRRRANTMEGGRYXKKRGRVKKKMEVLRNGLDTTPPPSSSLNENLDIYPDSPHTHPVHPAYSHLSPQDYRPRASSNASSCSGRLSPIPAIESVEPDMHDTQVPPMSPGLGSWGGEYWPHHPHPHAHPHPHDRFADQLVDSMDEGLKLGPNESWMGHGRIPNPQDCLKLSQLSPHGPTAHLNGYVHNHHNHHPQGFNTFEEFHRFGPHTPHGPTFPHAPAPHPPLPHQDKLPTPARPHPHNNYSLTNLQAMSPAHSVHSLSPTQPLGEGHYPGPGGEAHQPNNFPTPPTSQPQHTAPTAHSASTNESNMLRAALTHREQQHQQQQQQQQQQQQQQQQQQQQQQQQQQQQQQQQQQQHQQQQQQQQAQSHSGSPVSSEAGGAAGSGPTAASGSGTGGQVHMQDFVDFDTPIQGGLDCNVEEVIKHELQVEGNLDFSFPHPHHGHHSHPHLHAQAVAHSHAHGHSHGHTHGHGHPEAAQMATPPGMPYQCSSIAAGNQWVR